The window ACCGTTGACCAGTTCCATGATGGCGCTGATGGCGGTATTGAAATTGAAGCGCTCCTCGATATCCTCGGTGACCTTTTTGATGGTAGCATGGATAAGCCGGTACAATTCCCTGTCGGCACGGCCGGCCGGTTTGATTTCTCCCTTTCCAATCTGGAGGCCGCGCACTTTCGCGCTATAGTTATAGATCAGCCGCCATACCCGGTTTAAAAAACGATAGCACCCCTCTACTCCCTGATCGCTCCATTCCAGGTCCCGCTCGGGCGGCGCGGCAAAGAGGATGAACAGGCGGGCCGTGTCGGCTCCGTAGCGCTCGATGATATCCTCGGGGCTCACCACATTGCCCTTGGACTTGGACATCTTGCCCCCGTCCTTGAGCACCATGCCCTGGGTCAATAAGTTTTGGAAAGGCTCTTCCACCCCTACCAGCCCAAAATCGTAGAGGGCCTTGATAAAGAAGCGGGCGTACATGAGGTGGAGGATGGCGTGCTCCACCCCGCCTATATACTGGTCTACGTTCATCCAGTAGTCCACCTTATCCCTGGCAAAGGGAACCTCCTGGCTGTGGGGAGTGGTGTACCGCAGGAAATACCAGGAAGAGCATACAAACGTATCCATAGTGTCCGTTTCCCGGCGGGCAGGCCTGCCGCAGGCGGGGCAGGTGGTGTGAACAAACTCGGGGCAATCCTTTAAGGGGGATTCCCCGGTGGGCTTGAATTCCACCCCCTCGGGCAGGATTACGGGTAGGTCCTCCTCGGGAACGGGTACGATCCCGCAGTGGTCGCAGTATATTATGGGGATGGGCGCTCCCCAATAGCGCTGCCGGGAAATCAACCAGTCGCGGAGCTTATAATTTACCTTGCGCTTGCCTATCCCCTTTTCTTCCAGGTAGCGGATTATCCTTTCCTTACCTTCCTCGCTGGGTAGGCCGCTAAAGGGGCCGGAATCGACCATGCGGCCCGGCTCCACATAAGCTTCCGCCATGGTGGCGGCGTCCAGCTCCCGGTCCGGGGGCTGTATTACCACTTTCACCGGCAGTCCGTACTTGCGGGCGAAGGCCAGATCCCGCTCGTCGTGGGCGGGAACGCCCATAACGGCTCCCGTGCCGTACTCCATGAGGACGTAGTTGGCAATCCATATGGGAATTCTTTCCCCGCTGACGGGGTTGACGGCATAGGCTCCTGTGAACAAGCCTTCCTTTTCCTTTTCCGTGGCCGTCCGGTCCAGGGCGCTCAGGTGCCGCGCGGCCTGGACGAACTCCTTCACCGGCCCCTCATAGGGGGTTCCCCTGGTCAAATCCTCCACCAGGGGATGTTCAGGCGCCAGCACCATATAGGTAACGCCGAAAAGGGTGTCCGGCCGGGTGGTGAAAACCGGGATCTCCTGTCCGGTGCCCGCCACGGTAAAGACCACCTCGGCGCCCTCGCTCTTACCGATCCAGTTTTCCTGCATCACCTTGACCTTCTCGGGCCATCCAGGGAGCTTCTTTAAATCGTTGAGCAAACGTTCGGCATAAGCGGTAATGCGGAAAAACCACTGCTCCAGGTCCCGGTGGGTGACCGGCGTACCGCACCGTTCGCAGGCTCCGCCCACCACCTGCTCGTTGGCCAGGACGGTGGCGCAGGAAGGACACCAGTTGACGGCCGCCTTCTTCCGGTAGGCAAGGCCGTGCTTATACATCTGGAGGAAAAGCCACTGGGTCCATTTATAGTAGTTGGGATGGCAGGTGGCGACCTCCCGGTCCCAATCGTAGCTTATGCCCATGGCCATAAGCTGCCTGCGCATGTTGGCGATGTTCTTCCAGGTCCACTCCGCCGGATGGATGCCGTGTTTAATGGCGGCGTTTTCCGCCGGCAGGCCAAAGGCATCCCATCCCATGGGGTGAAGGACGTTAAAGCCCCTCATCCGTTTGTAGCGGGCCACTACGTCCCCAATGGAATAGTTCCTTACATGCCCCATATGCAGGTTGCCGGAAGGATAGGGAAACATCTCCAGGCAGTAAAACTTGGGCTTACCCTCGTCTTCGACCACTTTATAGACCTCGCCGGCTTCCCAGCGGCGCTGCCACTTGGGCTCGATCTCCTTAAAGTTGTATCTAGCTTCCATATCGCTCCTTTTCACCCCTTTTAGGCTTCCAGCTCTACCAACTCTGCATCGGCCCAGAGGCGTTCCAGGTCGTAAAACCTGCGGTCCTCCTCCAAAAAGACATGGACCACCACTCCCCCGAAATCCAGCAGGACCCACCGCGCCGATGCATATCCTTCCCGCCGCAAGAGCCGGCCGCCCGCTTCGGCCACCTTCTCCTCTATTTCCCGGGCTATGGCCTGCACTTGGGTGGTGGAGGTGCCGTGGGTGATAACGAAGTAATCGGCTATTAAAGAAATTTTACGTATATCCAGTATGACCACTTCCTGGCCCCTTTTGTCCCTGGCAGCCTGGGCGGCCACCCGGGCTACCCGTAGGGTGTCCGTCAAGCAAATAGAACCCCCTTTATCGATTGATCAGCAGATAGTTCCTGGCTTCTATCGTAACGGGGTGGAGAAGTTGCCCCCTTCTTAACACATAAACAATACCGCTTTCCATGGTCTTCAATAGGGCGCAGTCCAAGTCTCCTTCCGCCGCCCGCCGCAGGTCGTCCACGCCCGAGTATTGTCTCCCAGGTTCCAGAGCATCGGCCAGATAGACTATTTTATCCAGCAGGCTCATGTTCGGTGCACCTATGGTATGACGGCTTACGGCCTGGAGGATCTCTTCGTCCTCTATACCTACTTCCTCCCTCAGCAACAAGGCCCCTACCGGGCCGTGCAGGAGAACCGGGACCTTCCTCTCAACGGTATGACTTATGAGGCCCGCCCTTTCCGCCCGTGCAACCAATTCTTGCGGCGTCAGATCCCGGGCATAATCGTGCAGCAGGCCCGCCAGCCGGGCTTTTTCCACAGACGCCCCGTATTTGGCCGCCAGCCGGGCGGAATACTCGGCCACTCCCAGGCTGTGGCGGAGACGCCCGGGCGAAAGCCTCCGGGCCAGCAGTTCGGCGTATTCCTCCATGACCGAATTCTCCCCGTAGTCCCCGGGAGGCAGGACTTCCCTGCCACAACCGGGCTCAACGCGATCTCCAAGGCCTCTCCTTGAAGAAAAACCCCCTATGGGCAATAGGAGGTCAGCTCAAATATAAACCTTCCCGCCGGATATATTCCTCCACCGCCTCGGGCAGCAAATATCTTATGGTCTTACCTTCCCGCACCCGCCGGCGAATGTCGGTGGAAGAAATGGCCAAGGCCGGCACTTCCAGGAAATGAATGCGCTGCCACCCCTCGGGCGGCAACTGGGGTTTCAGGTCCTTGAGCTTCTCCAAAGGAAACCCCGGCCGGGTGGCCGCAATAAACCGGCATTTCCGGAGGAGGTCTTCTACGTCCTTCCAGTGTAGTATCTCCAGGATGGCATCGGCCCCGGTAATAAAATAAAGCTCCGGCTCGGGGCCCAACAAGCGGCGAAACTCTGTCACCGTATCGATGGTATAGGATAACCCCGGCCGGTCGATCTCTATACGTGACACCGTAAAGTGAGGGTTGCTGGCCGTGGCCAACACCGTCATGCGGTAGCGGTGTTCGGCCGGAGTAACTGGACAACCCTTCTTATGGGGCGGATGGCCGGCAGGGATAAAGATAACTCTCTCCAGTTTAAACTCATCCCGTGCTTCCTCTGCGGCAACCAGATGGCCGTAATGAATGGGATCGAAGGTACCCCCCATTAGGCCCACCTGTTGCAGACAACTGGCGGCCATCGTTTACCCCCGGTGTACCTCGTGCTACAGAAGTATTTTAGCAATTACTGGCGCACCTGTCCACTACCGAAGACGATGTATTTGAAGGTGGTGAGCTGTTCCGGGCCCATGGGACCCCGAGCATGAAGCTTCTGGGTGCTGATGCCGATTTCGGCGCCGAAGCCGTACTGGAATCCATCGGTAAAGCGGGTAGAAGCGTTGACGTATACCGCGGCCGCATCAACTCGCCGGAGGAACTCCAGGGCCCGGGCGTAGTTGTTGGTCACGATGGCCTCGGAATGCCTGGTACCGTACGTGGAAATATGCTGGATGGCTTCCTCCAGGTCGTTGACTACTTTAACCGCTAGAATGAGGTCGAGGTATTCGGTGGCCCAATCCTCTTCGGTGGCCTCCCTGGCAAAGGGAACCAGGGCCCGGGTGTTTTCACAACCGCGGAGTTCTACACCTAAGTCCCTCAATTGCGGCGCCACCAGCGGCAGGAAGGACGGGGCAATATTGCGGTGCACCAGAAGGGTTTCCATGGCATTGCAAACCCCCGGCCGCTGGGTTTTGGCGTTGACCACGATCCGGGCCGCCATCTCCAGGTCGGCATCCTCGTCTACGTATACGTGGCAGTTACCCACCCCGGTTTCAATGACCGGCACGCTAGCGTTCTCCACCACCGTGCGGATGAGTCCGGCGCCACCCCGGGGAATGAGGACATCGATATACTCATTGAGGCGCATCATGACCTGTACCGCCTCGCGATCGGTAGTATCCACCAGCTGAATGGCGCCCTCGGGTATCCCGGCGGCGATGGCCGCCTCGCCAATAATCCGCGCAATGGCGCGATTGGAGTTGATGGCCTCGGAACCTCCCCGCAGGATCACGGCGTTCCCCGTCTTTAGGCACAGGCCGGCGGCATCCACCGTCACGTTGGGCCGGGCCTCATAAATGATGCCGATGACTCCCAGGGGTACCCGCATGCGGCCGATGGTGAGGCCGTTGGGCCTGGTCCACATGGATGTAATTTCTCCCACCGGGTCGGGAAGGCTGACGAGGGCCTCCAGGCCGGCAGCCATCTCCTCAATGCGCTTTTCATTAAGGAGGAGGCGGTCCAGCAGGGCCCGGGAGAGGCCCCTGGCCTGCCCCGCTTCCATATCCAGGGCATTGCTCTGGAGGATTTCGGCCGAACGTTCCCTCAGGGCCTGGGCCATGGCCCTCAGGGCGTTGTTCTTCACTTCGGTATTTAACGTGGCCAGCTTCTGGGCCGCCGCCCGCGCCCTTTTCCCCAGGGCGACGATTTCCTCCCGCACCGCCATTTTTATCGGTCCACCCCCGTTATGCGAGTACGATTAGATTATCGCGGTGTACTACTTCATCATAATCCTTGCGCCCTAGAATTGCAAGAATTTCACCGGTTTTCTTCCCCTGGATGCGTTTTATCTCTTCCGCGGCATAATTGGTCATGCCGCGGGCAATTTCGTTCCCGTCGGGACCCAGAATGCTCACCAGGCTACCGTGCTCAAAGTTCCCCTCCACGCCCGTAATGCCGCTGGGCAGCAAGCTTTTTCCCCGGTGAATAATGGCCCGGGCGGCGCCGGCATCAACCCAAATCTTCCCCTGGGCTACGGGCCCATAGGCCAGCCATTTCTTGCGGCCGTGGGCCCGGTGGTCCCGGGGCAGGAAAAGGGTCCCTATTTCTTCACCCCTTAAAATACCGGCGATCCGGCCGGGCAACAGGCCGCTGGCTATAATTACGGGAATGCCGAAACTGGTGGCCAGGCGGGCCGCCTGCAACTTGGTAACCATACCTCCGGTGGCCCAGGTCGAGCCGCCACCGCCGGCCGCGGCCTCTATCTCCGGGCCGATCTCTTCTACCACGGGGATAAGCCGAGCGTCGGGGCACGAACGGGGATCGGCCGTATATAGGCCCTCGCTGTCTGTTAGGAGGATCAATGCGTCGGCATCCACCAGGCCGGCCACCAGGGCCGACAGGGTGTCATTGTCCCCCACCCGGATTTCCTCCACGGCCACCGTATCGTTTTCGTTTACGATGGGTAATACGCCTAAGCGCAAGAGGGCCCCGAAGGTATGGCAGGCGTTGAGGTAACGCCGGCGGTCAGCCAGGTCGTCCCGGGTAAGCAAAACTTGGGCCACGGTCAGCCCATATTCGCCGAAAAATTTCTCGTACATGTGCATTAACAGGCCCTGGCCTACAGCAGCCGCTGCCTGCTTCTCCGGCAGCGTGCGCGGCCGCTCCCTGAGGCCCAATCTACCCATGCCGGCCCCCACGGCGCCGGAAGTGACCAGTATCACCTGGCGCCCGGCATTGACCTGATCGGCCAGCTCCCTTACCAGGCGCTCCATACGCTCTAGATTGAGCTTTCCCGTCTGATGGGTGAGGGTGCTGGTACCTACCTTAACTACCACTCGCTTGGTGTCGGCCAGGGCCCGCCGGCAGTCGCTAGCCGTCAAATTACCCCCTCCCCCAGGTTACTCCTCCAGCTGGAACTCCTGATCCCTTATACGAACAGTGTCCCCCGGGCGGGCGCCGGCCCGCCGCAGGGCCTCTTCAACCCCCAGGCGTTTGAAAGTCCGCTGTAGGCGCCGCACCGCCGCGTCACTGCTGAAATCCGTCATGGCCACCCGCCGCTCCACCTCCCGGCCAGAGACAACAAACACGCCGTTCTCCCGGGTTATGGTGAAAGTCTCGGCCGGTTCGACCATCCTTGCCGTAGTCTCGTCCGAGGGCGCGTCCTTCACCTCCGGCAGGTCTTCGAGCAGTTCTACCAAATACCATAGCAGGGGTTCAAGGCCCTCCCCCTTCAAGGCCGAAAGGGGAAATATGCGGTGCTTTTCGCCCAACCTTTCGGTAAGAAACCTACAGTTTTCCTCGCCCCCGGGCAAGTCTATCTTATTGGCCGCAATCACCTGAGGGCGCTTTAGAAGTTCGGGGCTGTAATGGCCCAGTTCATTGTTGACCGTTTCGAAGTCGCGGAGAACTTCCTCTCCGCCCTTCATGCCCACGTCCAGCACGTGGACCAGCACCCGGGTCCTCTCGATATGGCGTAGGAACTTTAATCCCAACCCCGCTCCCTGATGGGCGCCTTCAATAAGGCCGGGAATATCGGCTACCACAAAGGAGTGTTCCTCATCCAGGCGCACCACGCCCAGGTTGGGGTTCAAGGTAGTAAAGGGGTAATCGGCAATCTTGGGCCGGGCGGCGGATATGCGGGATAGCAAAGTGGATTTCCCCGCATTGGGCAGGCCTACCAGTCCTACATCGGCAAGGAGCTTAAGCTCCAACCGGATCCACCGCTCCTCCCCAGGCTCCCCCTTCTCCGCAAACTTCGGGGCCTGCTCCCGGGGGTTAGCAAAGCGGGCATTGCCCCGACCCCCGCGGCCGCCCGCCGCTACTACCACCCTCTGACCGGGAGCAACGAGGTCCGCCAAAACCTCTCCGGTAACCGCGTCGCGCACCACGGTCCCCACCGGTACCCGCAGAATCAGGTCGGGGGCGCTGCGGCCGTGTTTATTCTTGCCCTGACCGTGCTCGCCCCTTTCGGCCCGGTAATGACTGCGGTAACGGAAATCCACCAGGGTCCTAAGGCCCGGATCGGCCTCCAGGACGACGCTGCCGCCCCGACCGCCGTCGCCACCGCTGGGGCCCCCGCGGGGTACGTACTTTTCCCGTCGGAAGGCCACCGCCCCGTTACCGCCGTCACCGCCGCGGACATATATTTTTGCTTCGTCGTAAAACATGGATGCTGACCTCTGCCCCTTTTGAGCTGACGTACTCCTTTAGCACCTTAAAGACTAGCCCTTGGCGGGCAAAAAAGTATATAACCCCCCTTTTGCGGGGGAACAAAAATCCTGTGGCCGGGGATGCCCGTAGACGGACCAATAAGGTCGCACTTACTTGCGGGGCAAAAGTAGGGTGAGTTCGAATTTATGGGGAGACCACGTAACAGGCGTACCGCACTTCTCCGCCCGTTCCTGCAGCTCCGCGAGGACGGAATCCATTCTCTCCCTTCCCACCGGCCCCGGAGAGCCAGTAAAACGCCAGAGATACCCTTGCCCTGTTTCCCGGATCTCCAGCCCTAGCCTTCCTTCCTGCTCCCCGGCTTCGAAGGCCCCCAGCACCAGTTCCCAGGCGAGCTCCAGAAGACCCGCCGCCTGTTCCCCGGTTAAGGCCAGGTCCTCCATTTCGGTGTCTACTTCCACTTCCACCTTGATCTGGCGCTGGGCTGCTTCTTCTAGTTTAAACTGGCACTGGAGAACCAACTCGGCCTGCCGCAGGCGCATCAGTCTCCCGTTTTTCCCGATGCGCGCGACTACTTCTTTAGTATAGGCCAGGGCCCTTTCGGGTTTACCCAACTGCAAAAAGCCGGATATTACCTGCAGGTGGTTAAGGAAATCGTGTTTTTGACCCCGCAGCAAGCGTACAAAGGCTTCGGTCTCCCCTGCCACAATCTCCACCCCAAAATATTTATTGACCCCTGGAATCTTCCAGGGGTCGCCCAGGTTTTATCTGGGCCTTAAGCATAAACACTAACTTGCTTCTTATCCCGGCCCTTGCGTTCAAACCTCACATAGCCATCAATGAGGGCGTACAGGGTGTTGTCTTTACCCAGGCCCACGTTACGGCCCGGGTGAATTTTGGTCCCCCGCTGGCGCACAATAATGTTTCCAGCGGTAACGAATTGGCCGTCGTGCCTCTTCACGCCCAGCCGCTTCGATTCACTGTCCCGTCCGTTGCGGGAACTACCCACTCCCTTCTTGTGGGCAAACAGCTGCAGGTCTATCTTGCGCATCTGCTCCACCTCCTCGATTCAACCTGTACAAAGCGTCTATAGCTCCTTGCTATGGCCCTCAGGCCCAGCTCCATGGTCCCTAAAATGACCTCCGCCTTCTCCCGCTCGCGTACCGGCAGGTCCCCGGGCAGTAGGCACTGTAGAGTGCCTTCCCCTTTCTGGACTTCAGGAGCCACGGTCAGGTACTCCTCCAGCCCCATGACCGCCGCCTGGGTAAGGGCCGATACAGCGGCACACACTATATCCCGGCCCCGCGGTCGGTAGCCCGCATGGCCGGAAACCAGGAAACCCACCGCGCGGCCGCCCTCATCGCGCCAAAGGGTTACCCGGACCATGGGTATTTTAGGAAACCTCGATCTTTTCGATACGCAGGGCAGTAAAGGGCTGACGGTGCCCCTGCTTCCGGCGGTAATTCTTCTTGGGCTTATATTTGAACACGATTATCTTTTCGCCCTTACCGTGTCCTTCGACCTTGCCTATCACCCGGGCGTTGGCCAGATAAGGCCTACCCACCTGCAAACCCCCGTCGCCCTGGACGGCCAGCACTTTATCCAATACTACCGTTTCGCCCTCGGGAACGGGCAGCTTCTCCACTTTCAACACATCGCCCTCGGAAACCCGGTACTGCTTGCCACCTGTTTCGATAATAGCGTACATTCGTTCCTTCTCCTCCCAAGCTAAGACTCGCCGGAATAAAGGTATCCTGCCCGAAGGCAGGGGTTTTTAGACCTTTCCCGGGCGGTTTAAAACTTGAGGTATATCCGCTTCTGCAGTGTAGCATATTTAGTAAAGGGCTGTCAAGCAAACCACGCCCGCCCTCCGTGTCAAGAGTTAGTAGGCGTCGTTGAAGTTAGGCTCCGGTCATAAGAAATAAGCCTCCCCAGCTTGTTTTCTGAAGAGGCTTATCTCCTAAATCTAGGGGCGTTGCTTAGGTAGGTTGTATTTGACCCTTACCCCCCTTTTGTTTTTCTTCTACCCACCTCTGTTATATCACAGAGGATTGAGGGCCGCCACCTTCGTTTTCCAAGCTATGTTCCCAGGGCTATCTCGTCTAGGCGGTCGTAAACGCCTTTAAGGGCCGCGTAGAGCTCCCTGTAGAGTTCCCGGTAGGGACGGTAATGGGCGTGGGCCTTTTCATTTACCTCGAACTTTTGGGCCGGCCGGGCAAGTTCCTTGGCCACCCCCGCCAGGTCCTTGTAGATGCCTACCGCATACCCCGCCACCAAGGCCGAACCCCAGATGCCTACCTCTTCCCTCTCCAAACTCACGTAGGGTATCCCTAAGATATCCGCCTTCATCTGGTTCCAGAGGGGGCTTCTCGCTCCGCCGCCTATGACCCGCACTTCCTTAACTTCCAGGCTCGGGAACAATTTGCGAGTTATATCTAGGTAATAGCCATACTCGTAGGCCACTGCTTCCAATATAGAACGATAGAAGCCTGCCTTGTCGTGGTTCCAGCTAAAGCCTATCCATGCTCCTCGGATGCGGCTGTCATAAGGGCAGACACGGCCGCCCAGATGGGGTACGAACAAGAGCCCGGCAGACCCGGCCGGAACCTCCGCGGCGGCTTCGTTAAGAATATCGTACACGTCACGGCCCGAACGCTCTGCCTCCTCCCTTTCCGCAGCAGCCCAGGTATCCCTAAACCACCGCAGGCACAAGCCCCCGCCGCCGATATAGGCCATGGCGAACCACAGACCGGGCTGGACGGCCCGGGGTACGATCAAGGTTTTGTTTTCAATGTCCGGGACGAATTCGTCCACACAGAAGGCTAACACGGAAGCGGTACCCGCTACATCCACGGCCTGGCCCTTCTCTACCATACCTGCGCCCAGGAAGCTGGCCGCCGTATCCCCCACCCCGGCCGCCACGGGCGTGCCTGCGGCCAGGCCAGTGTCCCTGGCCCCTTCCTCGGTTACATAACCGACAATCCGCCAGGGCTCGACTATTTGGGGAAGCTTATCCTGGGATAGGCCAAAGGCACCAAGGAGTTCGGGGGACCACCGGCCGGCGAGGGCGTCGGAAACGCCGGAAAAGTGAAGATAAGTGTAATCCTCGAAGGCCTGTTCCGCCCGCAACCCGCATACGCGCCCCGCTACATATACGGCTGGGACAATGAACTTGACAATGCGGCGGTACACCTCCGGCTCTTCTTCCTTCCACCAGATCATCTTGGGACCGTGGGCTATGGAAGGGGGCATGCCCACCGTGGCTATGAGTTTTTCGCCGAAATGCTCCCTCAGCCAATCCACGTATTTCTGGCAGCGGACGTCAAGCCACGAGTCGTAGCGGGTAACGGCACGCCATTCTTCATCTATACCCATGATACCCGCCATCTGTCCGTCGAAGGCCATACCGGCTATATCCCGTGGATTTATGCCGCTCTTCTCCAAAACTTCCCGGATAGTGATACAGGCCGTCCGGTAGAAATCTTCCGGGTCCTGCTCCACCCACCCCGGTGCTGGATACCGCAAATAAGACTCGGCGTAGGCTACGGCGAGGAGGCGACCTTCCAGGTCAAATAATCCCGCCTTGGTCCCTGCAGTGCCTATATCGACGCCCAGAAGGTATTTGGCGCCCATCAGTCTCCCCCCCGAGGGTTGTAGCGGGGATTATCTATGATGCACGGCTGGCCGTCTTCCTCCAAAACCAGCTTGGAAAAACCCTGTTTTTCTATGGTGCCGTAGTTATGGCCCGCGTCACCCCTATACACCCCGAAAAAGACCAGGGGTTCATCCCCCGTATTTATCGTACGGTGGGCCCAGTAGGGCGGGATATAGGATATGCTGCCCGGATACATCTCCAGGACTTCCGCCTGGCCGTCCTCAGTCTGCATCAGGAGCAGCCCCTTGCCGGCAAGGCATACATAGATCTCCGCCGTGCCGGCCACGGCGTGAAAGTGGCCCTTGGTCATAAAGTATTCCTTGCCTACTTTGCCCGGGTATATGATACTGGTGCAGTGCTGGAGATGGCCGTCCTCTTCGGGAATGACTACATTATAGAATTCGTAAACCTTCGGGTTCTCTTTTAACATGGTTTCGGCCGCTTCCCGGTCATGGAACATTTCCTTCATGTCCGCCAAATAGCGCACTATATGATTGCCGGGCGGAGAAAGAACACCCGTCTTGAGATCGCATATGGTATTAAAGGGTTTAAATAGATGCAACCCACTTCGCCCCTTTCCGCGGTTCTAATTCTTCCGTAACGCCGTGTTTGTCGTCGGCCTTTCCGCTCCCCTTTGCCTACCAGTCGAAACCGATGACCACTTTACGGTTGCTGGCCTTCCCGGCTACCCTTTCAAAGGCATCCTTAATGGATTCCAATCGGTAAATACCTTCGATGAGACTCTTAACCTCCACACGCCCGGCGGCGATAAGCTCCATGGAACGGCGGAATTGATGGTAGTTAGAGCCTGTAGTGGCGGTAACCTTCAACTGTTTATAGTGGATGAGGTTAGTGTTCAGAGGCACCGTTTCCTGGCCGCGGGGCAGGCCCCCGAAGAGGTTTATGCGTCCGAAAACCCCCGCCAGCTCCAGGGCCCGCTGCTGCACCGCCGGCACCGAGCAGGCGGTTATAACGACATCCGCTCCCTTCCCGCCGGTTTCTTTAAATATGACCGATTTCAGGTCTTCCTTAGAGGGGTTCACCAATACATCGGCCCCGAATCGTGCGCCGTCCTGTAGACGTTCTTCCACCGTCTCGCTTAAGATCACCTTTGCCGCGCCCTTGAGTTTGGCCATCTGAACGTGGAGCAGGCCTATGGGTCCCGCACCTATTATTACCACCACGTCGGCCGCGCGTATATCTACGGCTTCTACCCCGTTATACACGCAGGATAAGGGCTCAACCAACACGGCTTCCTCGAAGGATACGCCGTCCGGTATGCCCACTATATTGCCCCGAAGGACGGCCGGGGCGGTAATCTTCATGTATTCTTGGAAGCCGCCATCCAGGCTGATTCCGAAGGCCTGGTAGTCGGGGCAGAGCTGGTTCCAACCCCGCAAGCATACTTCGCACTGTCCGCACCCTATATTTGGGGCTACAGCCACCCTCATTCCCGGGGCCAGGCCCCGGACCTCGCTCCC of the Thermanaeromonas sp. C210 genome contains:
- the leuS gene encoding leucine--tRNA ligase; amino-acid sequence: MEARYNFKEIEPKWQRRWEAGEVYKVVEDEGKPKFYCLEMFPYPSGNLHMGHVRNYSIGDVVARYKRMRGFNVLHPMGWDAFGLPAENAAIKHGIHPAEWTWKNIANMRRQLMAMGISYDWDREVATCHPNYYKWTQWLFLQMYKHGLAYRKKAAVNWCPSCATVLANEQVVGGACERCGTPVTHRDLEQWFFRITAYAERLLNDLKKLPGWPEKVKVMQENWIGKSEGAEVVFTVAGTGQEIPVFTTRPDTLFGVTYMVLAPEHPLVEDLTRGTPYEGPVKEFVQAARHLSALDRTATEKEKEGLFTGAYAVNPVSGERIPIWIANYVLMEYGTGAVMGVPAHDERDLAFARKYGLPVKVVIQPPDRELDAATMAEAYVEPGRMVDSGPFSGLPSEEGKERIIRYLEEKGIGKRKVNYKLRDWLISRQRYWGAPIPIIYCDHCGIVPVPEEDLPVILPEGVEFKPTGESPLKDCPEFVHTTCPACGRPARRETDTMDTFVCSSWYFLRYTTPHSQEVPFARDKVDYWMNVDQYIGGVEHAILHLMYARFFIKALYDFGLVGVEEPFQNLLTQGMVLKDGGKMSKSKGNVVSPEDIIERYGADTARLFILFAAPPERDLEWSDQGVEGCYRFLNRVWRLIYNYSAKVRGLQIGKGEIKPAGRADRELYRLIHATIKKVTEDIEERFNFNTAISAIMELVNGFYHYQDTVPEPEQNLPLVKEGLKKLITLLAPFAPHIAEELWQGIGQEGSVHQESWPAYDPQALVKEEITVVVQINGKVRDRLQVPAGMKEEDLKEAVLAREKIASLLSGQQVVKIVVVPDKLVNIATRQAG
- the rsfS gene encoding ribosome silencing factor, with the protein product MAAQAARDKRGQEVVILDIRKISLIADYFVITHGTSTTQVQAIAREIEEKVAEAGGRLLRREGYASARWVLLDFGGVVVHVFLEEDRRFYDLERLWADAELVELEA
- the yqeK gene encoding bis(5'-nucleosyl)-tetraphosphatase (symmetrical) YqeK, encoding MEEYAELLARRLSPGRLRHSLGVAEYSARLAAKYGASVEKARLAGLLHDYARDLTPQELVARAERAGLISHTVERKVPVLLHGPVGALLLREEVGIEDEEILQAVSRHTIGAPNMSLLDKIVYLADALEPGRQYSGVDDLRRAAEGDLDCALLKTMESGIVYVLRRGQLLHPVTIEARNYLLINR
- the nadD gene encoding nicotinate-nucleotide adenylyltransferase encodes the protein MAASCLQQVGLMGGTFDPIHYGHLVAAEEARDEFKLERVIFIPAGHPPHKKGCPVTPAEHRYRMTVLATASNPHFTVSRIEIDRPGLSYTIDTVTEFRRLLGPEPELYFITGADAILEILHWKDVEDLLRKCRFIAATRPGFPLEKLKDLKPQLPPEGWQRIHFLEVPALAISSTDIRRRVREGKTIRYLLPEAVEEYIRREGLYLS
- a CDS encoding glutamate-5-semialdehyde dehydrogenase — encoded protein: MAVREEIVALGKRARAAAQKLATLNTEVKNNALRAMAQALRERSAEILQSNALDMEAGQARGLSRALLDRLLLNEKRIEEMAAGLEALVSLPDPVGEITSMWTRPNGLTIGRMRVPLGVIGIIYEARPNVTVDAAGLCLKTGNAVILRGGSEAINSNRAIARIIGEAAIAAGIPEGAIQLVDTTDREAVQVMMRLNEYIDVLIPRGGAGLIRTVVENASVPVIETGVGNCHVYVDEDADLEMAARIVVNAKTQRPGVCNAMETLLVHRNIAPSFLPLVAPQLRDLGVELRGCENTRALVPFAREATEEDWATEYLDLILAVKVVNDLEEAIQHISTYGTRHSEAIVTNNYARALEFLRRVDAAAVYVNASTRFTDGFQYGFGAEIGISTQKLHARGPMGPEQLTTFKYIVFGSGQVRQ
- the proB gene encoding glutamate 5-kinase, whose product is MTASDCRRALADTKRVVVKVGTSTLTHQTGKLNLERMERLVRELADQVNAGRQVILVTSGAVGAGMGRLGLRERPRTLPEKQAAAAVGQGLLMHMYEKFFGEYGLTVAQVLLTRDDLADRRRYLNACHTFGALLRLGVLPIVNENDTVAVEEIRVGDNDTLSALVAGLVDADALILLTDSEGLYTADPRSCPDARLIPVVEEIGPEIEAAAGGGGSTWATGGMVTKLQAARLATSFGIPVIIASGLLPGRIAGILRGEEIGTLFLPRDHRAHGRKKWLAYGPVAQGKIWVDAGAARAIIHRGKSLLPSGITGVEGNFEHGSLVSILGPDGNEIARGMTNYAAEEIKRIQGKKTGEILAILGRKDYDEVVHRDNLIVLA
- the obgE gene encoding GTPase ObgE — its product is MFYDEAKIYVRGGDGGNGAVAFRREKYVPRGGPSGGDGGRGGSVVLEADPGLRTLVDFRYRSHYRAERGEHGQGKNKHGRSAPDLILRVPVGTVVRDAVTGEVLADLVAPGQRVVVAAGGRGGRGNARFANPREQAPKFAEKGEPGEERWIRLELKLLADVGLVGLPNAGKSTLLSRISAARPKIADYPFTTLNPNLGVVRLDEEHSFVVADIPGLIEGAHQGAGLGLKFLRHIERTRVLVHVLDVGMKGGEEVLRDFETVNNELGHYSPELLKRPQVIAANKIDLPGGEENCRFLTERLGEKHRIFPLSALKGEGLEPLLWYLVELLEDLPEVKDAPSDETTARMVEPAETFTITRENGVFVVSGREVERRVAMTDFSSDAAVRRLQRTFKRLGVEEALRRAGARPGDTVRIRDQEFQLEE
- a CDS encoding Spo0B domain-containing protein, with translation MAGETEAFVRLLRGQKHDFLNHLQVISGFLQLGKPERALAYTKEVVARIGKNGRLMRLRQAELVLQCQFKLEEAAQRQIKVEVEVDTEMEDLALTGEQAAGLLELAWELVLGAFEAGEQEGRLGLEIRETGQGYLWRFTGSPGPVGRERMDSVLAELQERAEKCGTPVTWSPHKFELTLLLPRK
- the rpmA gene encoding 50S ribosomal protein L27, which translates into the protein MRKIDLQLFAHKKGVGSSRNGRDSESKRLGVKRHDGQFVTAGNIIVRQRGTKIHPGRNVGLGKDNTLYALIDGYVRFERKGRDKKQVSVYA